The sequence GCGCTTCACCCGCTTAAGAATTTCTTCGAGCGAGTCAGAGATGTCGCCAATCACTTCCACTTTAGGGATGTAGCTGCTGTCAATCTCGGCGTGGGTGAGGTTGATGTGCAGAATCGGCAGATTGCCGTCGGGGTTCCACTTTTTAGGCGAATACTCGATTAGGTCGTAGCCGACGGCAATGATTAAATCGGCTTGCTCCATAGCGCAGCTAATGTAGTCGCGCTGCTGCAACCCCAGGGACCACAGCGCCAGCGGGTGGGTATAGGGAATGACCCCTTTGCCCATAAACGTATTGGCCACTGGAATGTTGAGCTGAGTGGCAAACTCGGTGAGGGCCTCGCTGGCGCTGGCTCGAATCGCCCCATTCCCCACCAAAATCATGGGGTTACTGGCCTGAGAAATCGCCACCGCAGCCTGCTGAATACTCTGCAATGAGGCGTAGGTTTTCTCTTGGCTGTCTTTGCGGAGGGCAGCCCCCACCACCTCCATTTCGGCGATGTTTTCGGGTAGATCAATGTGCACGGCACCGGGCTTTTCGCTTTGGGCCAACTTAAAGGCCTTACGCACAATCTCGGGGGTGTTGCTGGGCCGCACAATTTGGGCATTCCACTTGGTGACCGGGGCAAACATAGCTACCAGGTCGAGATACTGGTGCGACTCAATGTGCATGCGATCGGTGCCTACCTGGCCGGTAATCGCCACTAATGGGGCGCGATCGAGGGTGGCGTCGGCTACGCCGGTCATTAAGTTAGTCGCACCGGGGCCAAGAGTCGATAGGCAGACCCCGGCCTTACCGGTCAGCCGCCCGTAGACATCGGCCATAAAGGCCGCCCCCTGCTCGTGGCGAGTGGTAATAAACTGAATCGACGATCGCTTTAAGGCCTGGAGCAACTGGAGGTTTTCTTCCCCCGGCAGACCAAAGATGTATTCGACGCCTTCGTTCTCAAGGCACTGGACAAGCAATTCAGCGGTGTTCATAGCGTGATTCTGGGGAGTAGGGGGGGGGGAAAGGGTTGACGATTGGGAGATTAGAACGTTAGAAGGTTCTACCGTGAAGTTATTTAATCCACACGGTCTTGAGGTTGACAAACTCGAGCATGCCCTGGCGGCCCAGCTCGCGACCGTACCCTGAGCGTTTGATGCCGCCAAAGGGCAGGCGCGGATCAGACTTGACTAATCCATTAATAAAGACTGCCCCGGCCTCTAGCTCAGCAATCAGGCGCTCTTGCTCGGTGGGGTCTTGGCTCCAACCGCTGGCCCCAAGGCCAAAGGGAATGTCGTTAGCCCGTGCGATCGCCTCGTTCAGACTACCGACCCGAAACACCAGGGCTACCGGGCCAAAAAATTCTTCTTGCTCGGCGGGGGTGCCCGGTGGCAGGGCGGCCAAAATAGTGGGCGGAAACCAGTTGCCGTTTTGTAGCTCAGCGGGTAGCTGCGCCTTGAGCGCGGCAATATCGCCGCCGATCAGCGCTTTGCCCCCGGCCTCTAGGCAGGCATTAACCTGCTGCTCTAGCTCGGCAGCAATATCGGGTGTTGACAGGGGGCCAACGGTAACCTCTGCATCCAGCGGGTTGCCCACCACCAGAGCGGCAAACGTTTCGGTCAGCCCCTGCTCAAAGCGATCGGCAATCGAGTCGTGGACGATAAACCGCTTGGCAGCAATACAGGACTGACCGTTGTTGAGCATGCGGGCCGTGGCAGCGGTGGCGATCGCACTGTCTAAATCGGCGCTGGGCATAACGATGAATGGATCACTGCCGCCCAGCTCTAGCACGGTTTTTTTGATCTGCTGACCACAGGCGGCGGCCAAACTGGCTCCAGCGGGCTCGCTACCGGTGAGGGTGGCCGCTTTAATGCGATCGTCGGTGACGAGCTTGGCGATGCGATCGCCGCCAATCAGCAGGGTCTGAAACGCCCCCGCCGGTAGCCCCGCCTTTTGAAACACTTCCTCAATGGCCAGGGCACATTGGGGTACGTTTGAGGCATGTTTGAGCAACCCCACATTGCCCGCCATTAGGGCTGGAGCAGCAAAGCGAAACACCTGCCAAAACGGGAAGTTCCACGGCATCACCGCCAGCACTGGCCCCATGGGTTCGTAACGAACAAAGCTGCGGCTGGCGTCGGTCGTCGCAGGCTCATCGGCCAAAAACTCGGCTCCGTGGTCAGCGTAGTAGCGGCAGACTAGGGCACTTTTTTCGACCTCAGCGACGGCAGCGGCCAGGGGTTTGCCCATCTCTAGGGTCATGATTTTGGCGTAGGCCGCTTTGTTGTCGTCGAGCACCTGGGCGGCTTGGCACAGCCAGGTGGCCCGCTGAGCAAAGGTGGTGTGGCGATAGGTAACAAATGTTGTAGCCGCTTGGGCAATTTTGTCGTCTAACTCGCTGTCTTCTAGAGCAGCAAATTCCTTGAGCACCGCTCCGGTGGCGGGGTTAATACTAGCGATGGGCATGGTTTGACCTCCTGTTGGTCGTGAGGTCGGCGGCCAATGGTCCGCTTGCTCCTGTTGCCCTGGCTAACCCTAGATAGCGGCACGGTGGACGCGATCGCAGGCAGCCTAACAACCTAGGTCTAAATCTCGGCAACCTAGGCCAGATAGCGGATGGAGTGTGTTAGCCCTTGGCACAAACGTAGCTTTGGCCGCCAACCCCTAAACTGAGTCTCTCTTAACTGTGCCTTGAAGCACAAAAAGTTACCCCCTCATCCTATTACTTCTGCACAAAACATAGTGTTATGTAATGATGACGAGAACGCCGAATTTTAGCCTTTTTTGGCCGTCTCTGAGGAGCTTTCTAGGGTGTCAAAGCGAGTCCAGGGCAATGGATTGCTCAGTAGCGCGGTGGCGGCATCTCGGCCCAGGGGTTGGGAAAACAGGTAACCTTGCCCCCGGTGACAGCCCATCGCTCGCAGCCGATGCAGCTGATTTTCAGTTTCAATACCCTCAGCCACTAAGTCCATATTTAACTTCTGGCCTAGAGCCACAATGGTGTGAACAATTTCGCGATCGTCGTGGTTCTCCTCCATGCGGCCGACAAACGACTGGTCAATTTTCAGCGTATCGGTGGGGAAGCGGTGCAGATAGCTGAGCGATGAGTAGCCAGTGCCAAAGTCATCGATCGCCAGCTTAAGCCCTAGCTCTTTCAGCCGGTGCATCAGGTTGGTGGCCCCATCGACGTCACGCATGATCATGCTTTCGGTAATCTCTAGCTGCACCCGATTACCCGCCAAATCTAAGTCGCGGAGGGTATCGCTAAACTGGTCTACTAAGTTGGACTGATGAAACTGCCGCCGCGACAGGTTGATGCTCATCGTCAGAGGATAGTCAGAGAACTGCTGTTGCCAAGCTTTGAGCTGGGTGCAGGCGGCTCGAAAAATCCACTGGCCTAGGTGCACAATTAGCCCAGTTTCTTCGGTGACTTGAATAAACTGCCCCGGCGACACAAACCCCTCCTCGGGGCGATACCACCGGACTAGAGCTTCAAACCCGGCAATGCGGCCAGTTCGTAAACATACAATCGGCTGGTAATGTAGCAAAAACTCATCGTTATCAAAGGCGTTGAGCAGGTGGCTCTCTAGTTCTAGGCGGCGCACCGCCTCTTCGTGCATAGTGCTAGC is a genomic window of Nodosilinea sp. E11 containing:
- a CDS encoding acetolactate synthase large subunit codes for the protein MNTAELLVQCLENEGVEYIFGLPGEENLQLLQALKRSSIQFITTRHEQGAAFMADVYGRLTGKAGVCLSTLGPGATNLMTGVADATLDRAPLVAITGQVGTDRMHIESHQYLDLVAMFAPVTKWNAQIVRPSNTPEIVRKAFKLAQSEKPGAVHIDLPENIAEMEVVGAALRKDSQEKTYASLQSIQQAAVAISQASNPMILVGNGAIRASASEALTEFATQLNIPVANTFMGKGVIPYTHPLALWSLGLQQRDYISCAMEQADLIIAVGYDLIEYSPKKWNPDGNLPILHINLTHAEIDSSYIPKVEVIGDISDSLEEILKRVKRQGRPEPTSLKVRDEIRADYEQYADDYGFPIKPQKLIYDLRQVLDAEDIVISDVGAHKMWMARNYHCLRPNTCLISNGFAAMGIALPGALAAKLVHPNRKVVAVTGDGGFMMNCQELETALRVGTPFVTIIFNDGGYGLIEWKQMNYYGESTYIHFTNPDFVKLAEAMGLKGYRIESAEDFIPTLKTALEDDVPAVIDCPVDYRENLLFSQKAGDLSCLT
- a CDS encoding NAD-dependent succinate-semialdehyde dehydrogenase, translated to MPIASINPATGAVLKEFAALEDSELDDKIAQAATTFVTYRHTTFAQRATWLCQAAQVLDDNKAAYAKIMTLEMGKPLAAAVAEVEKSALVCRYYADHGAEFLADEPATTDASRSFVRYEPMGPVLAVMPWNFPFWQVFRFAAPALMAGNVGLLKHASNVPQCALAIEEVFQKAGLPAGAFQTLLIGGDRIAKLVTDDRIKAATLTGSEPAGASLAAACGQQIKKTVLELGGSDPFIVMPSADLDSAIATAATARMLNNGQSCIAAKRFIVHDSIADRFEQGLTETFAALVVGNPLDAEVTVGPLSTPDIAAELEQQVNACLEAGGKALIGGDIAALKAQLPAELQNGNWFPPTILAALPPGTPAEQEEFFGPVALVFRVGSLNEAIARANDIPFGLGASGWSQDPTEQERLIAELEAGAVFINGLVKSDPRLPFGGIKRSGYGRELGRQGMLEFVNLKTVWIK